In the Pseudanabaena sp. PCC 7367 genome, one interval contains:
- a CDS encoding Uma2 family endonuclease translates to MTTSPHANPIPALAPGRLVSLAEFDRLCHDYPDLQLERTATGELIAMPPTGSETGILDHSINGQLYVWNQQFKLGKCFSSSAGFTLPNGAIRSPDAAWISNNRWNALDQKAKKKFAPICPDFVIELVSPSDQLQTTQAKMHEYIENGARLGWLIDPQNKQVTIYRGDRPAEVIENPAKLSGENVLPEFELNLAEIW, encoded by the coding sequence ATGACTACTTCTCCTCACGCCAACCCGATCCCAGCATTAGCACCTGGTCGCTTAGTTTCTTTGGCTGAGTTCGATCGGTTATGTCATGATTACCCAGATCTACAATTGGAGCGCACCGCCACCGGAGAATTGATTGCGATGCCGCCCACTGGCAGCGAAACTGGTATTTTAGACCATTCGATTAACGGTCAACTATATGTTTGGAACCAACAATTTAAGTTGGGTAAATGTTTTAGCTCTTCGGCTGGATTCACGTTGCCAAATGGAGCCATAAGATCGCCCGATGCTGCTTGGATTAGCAACAATCGCTGGAATGCTCTGGATCAAAAAGCCAAAAAGAAATTTGCACCGATCTGTCCAGATTTTGTGATTGAACTGGTTTCACCTAGCGATCAGCTTCAAACTACTCAGGCCAAAATGCATGAATATATTGAAAATGGTGCCAGGCTGGGCTGGTTGATCGATCCACAAAATAAGCAAGTTACAATCTACCGAGGCGATCGCCCTGCTGAGGTAATTGAGAATCCGGCTAAGTTATCTGGTGAGAATGTATTGCCGGAGTTTGAGTTGAATTTAGCGGAAATTTGGTAA
- a CDS encoding IS5 family transposase, with protein sequence MKKPPQYRVRNWQEYNKSLKQRGSLIFWISKEAIEMWLEPERSGNRGASNRYSDQAIATIAMLKSIYGLAGRQVTGLVESLFTLMNIDLPVPDHSTVSRRMGKLAIELPHQKTQAARHVVVDSTGVKVYGEGEWKTRQHGIGKRRTWRKIHLGVDESSGEILAAAVTSNQYHDGQILPELLNQIEDEIKQVSGDGAYDHRDCYDAISARQAQSVIPPRKNAKIWQHGNCKAPPHPRDQNLRRIRKVGRAKWKRETGYHRRSLAETTMFRLKTIFGGKLRSRNFDNQAVELFLQCVALNRMMMLCKPDSYLVED encoded by the coding sequence ATGAAAAAACCCCCACAATACCGCGTCCGCAACTGGCAAGAGTATAACAAAAGCCTCAAACAGAGAGGAAGTCTAATTTTCTGGATTAGCAAGGAGGCAATAGAGATGTGGCTAGAGCCAGAGCGATCCGGCAACAGAGGCGCATCAAACAGATACAGTGACCAAGCGATTGCGACGATTGCGATGCTCAAGAGCATATATGGATTGGCAGGCAGACAAGTCACCGGTTTGGTCGAATCATTATTTACCCTGATGAACATAGACTTACCGGTGCCAGACCACAGCACAGTTTCAAGACGGATGGGCAAATTAGCGATCGAGTTACCCCATCAAAAGACTCAGGCAGCGAGACATGTGGTGGTTGATAGCACCGGCGTGAAAGTTTACGGAGAGGGAGAGTGGAAAACGCGTCAGCATGGCATAGGTAAGCGTCGCACCTGGCGTAAAATTCATCTGGGCGTAGATGAGTCAAGCGGTGAAATTCTTGCGGCAGCGGTTACCAGCAACCAATATCATGATGGCCAAATTCTACCTGAACTGCTTAATCAGATTGAGGATGAAATTAAGCAAGTATCTGGGGATGGTGCGTATGACCATCGTGACTGTTATGATGCAATCTCTGCTAGACAAGCCCAGTCAGTAATTCCACCACGCAAAAATGCCAAAATTTGGCAACATGGCAATTGTAAAGCACCACCGCATCCGCGTGACCAAAATTTACGGCGCATCCGTAAGGTTGGTCGTGCCAAGTGGAAACGAGAGACTGGCTATCATCGGCGCTCACTGGCAGAGACTACTATGTTTAGATTGAAGACTATTTTTGGCGGTAAGTTACGCTCACGAAATTTTGATAATCAAGCGGTGGAGCTGTTTTTACAGTGCGTGGCTCTTAATCGTATGATGATGCTATGCAAGCCTGATTCTTACCTGGTTGAAGACTAA
- the accB gene encoding acetyl-CoA carboxylase biotin carboxyl carrier protein yields the protein MEFSLEQLRELIKILDQTDISELTLESGDLRLNIRKNDQKMVQVAPIATAPAIEMAANIPVAAPPAATPPAPEPEVENNWEEITSPMVGTFYRAPAPGEPAFAEVGDPIGKGQTVCIIEAMKLMNEIESEVSGKIVEILVDNAQPVEYGQVLMRIDPGSSNK from the coding sequence GTGGAATTTAGCCTGGAGCAGTTAAGAGAACTAATTAAAATATTAGACCAAACCGATATCTCCGAATTGACTCTGGAGTCTGGCGATCTGCGGTTGAATATTCGCAAAAACGATCAAAAAATGGTGCAAGTAGCGCCAATTGCTACCGCTCCAGCGATCGAGATGGCGGCAAATATTCCCGTGGCTGCCCCTCCCGCCGCTACGCCTCCAGCCCCAGAACCGGAGGTAGAAAACAACTGGGAAGAAATTACTTCACCAATGGTGGGTACGTTTTATCGTGCTCCTGCGCCAGGGGAACCAGCATTTGCGGAAGTTGGCGACCCGATCGGCAAGGGGCAAACTGTCTGCATCATTGAGGCGATGAAGCTGATGAATGAGATCGAATCCGAGGTGAGCGGCAAGATTGTGGAAATTTTGGTAGATAATGCCCAACCAGTGGAATATGGGCAAGTATTAATGCGGATCGATCCTGGTTCTAGTAATAAGTAG
- a CDS encoding tetratricopeptide repeat protein: MNREQRRKAAKNGNQTQRDRSLLNAMSGASQSQDNIASDLLSQGLALHKSGNLAAAKEIYASLLAKTPDHPRLLNYFGVLKGQMGDPKGAIELLKQAIHLDPNNFGYLNNLGNFYRAVGALDQAIDCYDRAAAINPQSADSLLNLGIAYTEQGKSDQAIVTLEKALILNPLHPRAQTMLGDLLQAKGNLDRAIASYTKALALQPNSFNALASLGMAFFRKGDLENAQHAYENALAIEPLSIDALTNIGATFYERGNIKMALACYREVINIVPRSPTAHINLAFLLAQQNQDQGAIDSYQTVLTHAPNSLSAMAGLAEIYAKQSQWPEAIALYEKMLVQDNSLADTHASLGIALNANGEIDRAIAQFEQARQLNPQHIKAHAHLGLALQTSKSQQANEIFDFERLVVSYPLDQAIGSDIHRSEQVNRDATETSWRSIADFNAALAKYVYQHPTLLRDRPGKPINYGQQTYEIFQDHNPLITNLAQAIDQKLRDYFQQAQAIASHSNNSFFANPPWQWQLSGWAVVLESEGWQTAHIHPESYCSGVYYIQLPTEVGNKSSYAGNLSFGDLFPGLDQQSKLAQYTITPAAGLLVLFPSYFWHATIPFQAQAEQREQRDRICISFNVIPQAG, from the coding sequence GTGAATCGAGAGCAAAGAAGAAAAGCTGCTAAAAACGGCAACCAGACTCAGAGAGATCGCAGTTTGCTCAATGCTATGTCTGGTGCGAGCCAATCCCAGGATAATATTGCCAGCGATCTGCTCAGCCAGGGCTTAGCGCTACACAAAAGTGGCAACCTGGCTGCGGCCAAAGAAATCTATGCAAGCTTGCTGGCCAAAACACCTGATCATCCTAGACTGTTAAATTATTTCGGCGTATTAAAGGGGCAAATGGGCGATCCCAAAGGGGCGATCGAGCTGCTTAAACAGGCGATCCACCTTGATCCTAATAACTTTGGCTATCTCAATAACCTGGGTAATTTCTATCGTGCTGTAGGCGCACTGGATCAAGCGATCGATTGCTATGATCGAGCCGCCGCGATCAATCCCCAATCAGCGGATTCACTCTTGAATTTGGGCATTGCCTATACGGAGCAGGGCAAGTCAGATCAGGCGATCGTCACCCTGGAAAAAGCGCTAATCCTCAATCCGCTCCACCCCCGTGCCCAAACTATGTTGGGTGATTTGTTGCAGGCGAAGGGTAATCTCGATCGCGCGATCGCTAGCTATACGAAAGCGCTGGCCTTACAGCCCAATTCCTTTAATGCCCTTGCTTCTTTGGGGATGGCATTCTTTCGCAAAGGCGATCTTGAAAATGCTCAACATGCCTATGAAAACGCCCTTGCGATCGAGCCCTTATCCATCGATGCGCTCACTAATATTGGGGCAACTTTCTATGAGCGCGGCAATATCAAAATGGCGCTGGCTTGCTACCGCGAAGTGATTAACATTGTGCCCAGATCCCCGACTGCCCATATTAACCTGGCCTTTCTGCTCGCCCAGCAAAACCAGGATCAAGGGGCGATCGACAGCTATCAAACTGTCCTGACCCATGCCCCTAATTCATTGTCAGCAATGGCTGGCTTGGCGGAAATTTATGCTAAGCAATCGCAATGGCCAGAGGCGATCGCCCTCTATGAAAAAATGCTGGTGCAGGATAACTCACTTGCTGATACCCATGCCAGCTTGGGGATTGCCTTGAATGCAAATGGGGAAATCGATCGGGCGATCGCGCAATTTGAACAAGCCCGCCAACTCAACCCACAACATATCAAAGCCCATGCTCATCTGGGTTTAGCATTGCAAACTAGTAAATCGCAACAGGCCAATGAGATTTTTGATTTTGAGCGTTTAGTTGTTTCTTACCCCCTCGATCAAGCGATCGGTAGTGATATTCACCGATCAGAGCAAGTTAATCGTGACGCGACTGAAACTAGCTGGCGATCGATCGCTGATTTCAATGCCGCCCTAGCAAAATATGTTTATCAGCATCCAACCCTGTTGCGCGATCGCCCCGGTAAGCCGATTAACTACGGCCAGCAGACCTATGAAATTTTTCAAGATCACAATCCCCTAATTACTAACCTGGCTCAGGCGATCGACCAAAAACTAAGGGATTATTTCCAGCAAGCGCAGGCGATCGCAAGCCATAGCAATAACTCCTTTTTTGCTAATCCACCCTGGCAATGGCAACTAAGCGGTTGGGCAGTGGTGCTGGAATCAGAAGGCTGGCAGACTGCACATATTCATCCAGAGAGCTATTGCAGTGGTGTTTATTATATTCAGCTCCCTACGGAGGTGGGCAACAAGTCTAGCTATGCTGGGAATCTCAGCTTTGGCGATCTCTTTCCTGGCCTCGATCAGCAATCAAAACTAGCCCAATATACAATCACTCCGGCAGCGGGTTTATTGGTCTTATTCCCATCTTATTTCTGGCATGCCACAATTCCTTTTCAAGCGCAGGCTGAACAGCGGGAGCAACGCGATCGGATCTGTATTTCGTTTAATGTGATTCCTCAAGCAGGTTAG
- the msrA gene encoding peptide-methionine (S)-S-oxide reductase MsrA, whose translation MKRSIAFLAAAALGLLLIMMNIGTQPTNSAPPSVSAIAQAEIDNPNLAVATFAGGCFWCMEHPFDEIDGVLETTSGYTGGSVENPSYRQVSSGRTGHAEAVQITYDPKKVSYETLLNTFWRNVDPLDAGGQFCDRGNQYRTGIFAHSPEQKAAAIESKQEIAKQLNKSIVTAITTADEFYPAEDYHQNYYQTHSLQYKYYRYACGRDRRLNALWGQDQEALSQKRIKL comes from the coding sequence ATGAAAAGATCGATCGCTTTCCTCGCCGCTGCTGCTCTTGGGTTGCTGCTAATCATGATGAATATTGGCACTCAGCCGACCAACTCTGCCCCACCATCTGTTAGTGCTATCGCCCAAGCAGAAATTGATAATCCTAACCTGGCAGTTGCCACCTTTGCTGGTGGTTGTTTTTGGTGTATGGAGCACCCATTTGACGAGATCGATGGCGTGCTAGAAACCACCTCTGGTTATACGGGTGGATCGGTGGAAAATCCTTCATATCGGCAGGTTTCATCGGGGCGTACTGGCCATGCGGAAGCGGTACAAATCACCTATGACCCTAAAAAAGTAAGCTATGAAACGCTCTTAAACACTTTCTGGCGCAATGTCGATCCCCTTGATGCTGGTGGCCAATTCTGCGATCGCGGCAATCAATATCGCACCGGCATCTTTGCCCATAGCCCTGAACAAAAAGCAGCGGCGATCGAGTCCAAACAGGAAATTGCCAAACAATTAAACAAGTCGATCGTTACCGCAATCACCACAGCGGATGAATTCTATCCCGCCGAAGACTATCACCAAAACTATTATCAAACCCATTCGCTGCAATATAAATACTATCGCTATGCCTGCGGACGCGATCGGCGTTTAAATGCACTCTGGGGGCAGGATCAAGAAGCCTTGTCGCAAAAACGTATAAAGCTCTAA
- a CDS encoding transglutaminase-like domain-containing protein: MLEQQIKPSIAKLSLPRTIRPVGAYTMFSLIWHTIDGKQYAISLDAYTGNLLKIDPLTESATVLNCHTTEQFRDATGISISGDTLWVAKDNGIFYCSMTTFELLPFMELPNKINGIAVSEGAVYASSQEVNCIFVVGRATRGLIRVMPAPGIGPEWLTIHEGDLWVSDRGEETIYQLDPKTADVKMRALTPFANPTGLDFCGSDLYVVYTGDEFYIRDNPNDPDPLSVQVRDRTFIHQLELIHVVDQTPRYTLSNGYLVEMTYLEEISQEEPKDVHNLTWRIALPTDTDRQKLRSIDPMGIPFTEEIVDGQRVAVFNIGELRAGEAKLFGWKATLELRGIKYEVPFEEAATDEMPSEHLQVTYLVDDDGLEMMHPTVMAAAREAVGDETNILKKMLLIRDYVYDKLSYRMQPYIQSPDEVLVRGTASCGEYVGVLLALARLNGIVCRTVGRYKCPPFADQHNLPLDQYYNHVWIEFYIPGIGWLPMESNPDDTGVRPYPTRFFMGLPWYHVEIGKGITFETIKPQPFSIGELAVNHVRFKILKELD; encoded by the coding sequence TTGCTAGAACAACAAATCAAACCCTCGATCGCCAAATTGAGCCTACCGCGCACCATTCGCCCCGTCGGTGCATACACCATGTTTAGCCTGATCTGGCACACGATCGACGGCAAGCAATACGCAATCTCCCTCGATGCATATACTGGCAATCTGCTTAAAATCGATCCACTCACCGAATCAGCCACCGTGCTCAACTGCCACACCACCGAGCAATTTCGGGATGCCACCGGCATATCAATCAGTGGCGATACCCTGTGGGTGGCCAAAGACAACGGTATTTTTTATTGCAGCATGACCACCTTCGAGCTGCTGCCGTTCATGGAGTTGCCCAACAAAATCAATGGGATCGCCGTGTCCGAAGGGGCAGTTTATGCCAGCTCCCAGGAAGTAAATTGTATTTTTGTGGTGGGTCGAGCCACCAGGGGTTTAATTCGGGTCATGCCCGCGCCAGGAATTGGGCCAGAGTGGCTCACGATCCACGAAGGGGATCTGTGGGTCAGCGATCGCGGCGAAGAAACCATCTATCAACTTGATCCCAAAACCGCCGATGTCAAAATGCGCGCCCTCACCCCCTTTGCCAACCCAACCGGATTGGACTTTTGCGGCAGCGATCTCTATGTGGTCTATACGGGTGATGAATTTTACATTCGAGATAACCCCAATGATCCCGACCCGCTCTCGGTGCAAGTGCGCGATCGCACCTTTATACATCAGCTAGAGCTAATCCACGTAGTTGATCAAACACCCCGCTACACCCTTTCCAATGGTTATCTGGTGGAGATGACCTACTTAGAAGAAATCTCCCAGGAGGAACCCAAAGATGTGCATAACCTGACCTGGCGGATCGCCCTGCCCACCGATACCGATCGGCAAAAGTTGCGATCGATCGATCCGATGGGTATCCCCTTCACCGAGGAGATCGTAGATGGGCAGCGAGTGGCTGTGTTTAACATTGGTGAACTGCGGGCAGGCGAGGCCAAGCTATTTGGTTGGAAGGCCACCCTGGAGCTACGCGGGATCAAGTATGAAGTACCGTTCGAGGAAGCGGCCACCGACGAAATGCCCTCGGAGCATCTCCAGGTTACCTATCTGGTGGATGATGATGGCCTGGAAATGATGCATCCAACCGTGATGGCGGCGGCCAGGGAAGCGGTGGGCGATGAGACTAATATCCTCAAAAAAATGCTGCTGATCCGTGATTATGTCTACGACAAGCTATCCTACCGAATGCAACCTTATATTCAAAGCCCCGATGAAGTGTTGGTGCGCGGTACGGCCTCCTGCGGTGAATATGTGGGCGTGTTGCTGGCGCTGGCCAGGCTAAATGGGATTGTCTGCCGCACCGTGGGGCGCTATAAATGTCCACCCTTTGCCGATCAGCATAATCTACCGCTCGATCAGTATTACAACCATGTCTGGATTGAGTTTTATATCCCTGGGATCGGCTGGCTACCAATGGAGTCTAATCCCGACGATACGGGCGTGCGGCCATATCCAACCCGCTTTTTTATGGGTTTGCCCTGGTATCACGTCGAAATTGGCAAGGGGATCACCTTCGAGACGATCAAGCCCCAGCCCTTTTCGATCGGTGAATTGGCAGTTAACCACGTCCGGTTCAAGATTTTGAAAGAGCTGGACTAG
- the efp gene encoding elongation factor P, whose protein sequence is MISSNDFRPGVTIELDGDAWRVVEFLHVKPGKGSAFVRTKLKNAQTGSTIERTFRAGETVPQAVIEKNAMQYTYMDSDQYVFMDMSTYEESRLTAAQIGDRVKYLKETMEVNVITWNNKVIDVELPNTIVLEITETDPGVKGDTATGGTKPAIVETGAQIMVPLFISIGEKIKIDTRSDSYLGREN, encoded by the coding sequence ATGATCTCTAGTAACGACTTTAGACCCGGTGTGACGATCGAACTAGACGGCGACGCGTGGCGGGTGGTTGAATTCCTCCACGTGAAGCCAGGCAAAGGGTCGGCATTTGTCCGTACCAAGCTCAAAAATGCCCAAACTGGCAGCACAATTGAACGCACCTTTCGCGCTGGGGAAACGGTACCGCAGGCAGTAATCGAAAAAAATGCCATGCAATATACCTATATGGATAGCGATCAATATGTGTTTATGGACATGAGCACCTACGAAGAATCGCGCCTGACTGCTGCTCAGATTGGCGATCGGGTCAAGTACCTCAAAGAAACCATGGAAGTGAACGTGATTACCTGGAACAACAAGGTAATTGATGTGGAGCTGCCAAATACGATCGTGTTGGAAATCACTGAGACCGATCCTGGCGTTAAGGGTGATACGGCCACTGGTGGCACCAAGCCAGCGATCGTAGAAACCGGAGCACAAATTATGGTGCCGTTGTTCATTTCGATCGGTGAGAAGATCAAAATTGATACTCGTAGTGACAGTTATCTGGGGCGCGAAAATTAG
- a CDS encoding YheT family hydrolase, producing the protein MYNVDYEPPQLLKNGTAMTVYTAFRASKDWQKYTAEPEPTYQEHVFKGAGDVPLFGIMARAGQERSRGTIIGTYGITGDVQDQWFLRILGRKAHAHNYNVVLFDWRAHGKTAELSPTLTSDGIHEGKDFVCIAAQAKELGYEPPFWFAGFSLGGQLALWAVHAANTIEAWRSECSFNIELSSNEIGGGAVICPSVDSNRSLRYLMSSTVGKRIDRAIARQLKKLVKRIHEAHPGTIDPEAIKRANTIWGFDHEFVIDRLGFPTVEAYYDASSALPILPQLAKPTLVIYAADDPMFDPTIVPDLDHACSHNPKIELMLSEYGGHVGFISNKACQRQWQDPDRWWAWNRTMNWFNQYSPA; encoded by the coding sequence ATGTATAACGTTGATTATGAACCGCCCCAACTGCTAAAAAACGGCACGGCAATGACCGTCTATACGGCATTTAGGGCAAGCAAAGATTGGCAAAAATATACCGCTGAACCGGAACCAACCTATCAAGAACATGTGTTCAAAGGGGCAGGCGATGTGCCACTGTTTGGGATCATGGCCAGGGCGGGACAAGAGCGATCGCGGGGGACGATTATTGGCACCTATGGCATCACCGGTGATGTGCAGGATCAATGGTTTCTGAGAATCCTGGGTCGTAAAGCCCATGCCCATAATTACAACGTGGTGTTATTTGATTGGCGTGCCCACGGCAAAACAGCGGAGCTATCACCAACGCTTACCTCCGACGGCATTCATGAGGGCAAAGATTTTGTCTGTATTGCGGCTCAGGCAAAGGAACTGGGCTATGAACCCCCATTTTGGTTTGCTGGCTTTTCTTTGGGTGGGCAACTGGCACTGTGGGCAGTTCATGCGGCCAATACGATCGAGGCATGGCGATCGGAATGTAGTTTTAATATCGAACTTAGTAGCAATGAAATTGGCGGCGGTGCAGTAATTTGCCCCAGTGTGGACTCCAATCGATCGCTCCGCTATTTGATGAGTTCAACTGTTGGCAAACGCATCGATCGCGCCATTGCCCGACAATTAAAAAAATTAGTCAAGCGGATTCATGAAGCTCACCCCGGTACGATTGACCCGGAAGCAATCAAACGTGCCAATACGATCTGGGGTTTTGACCATGAATTCGTAATCGATCGGCTCGGCTTCCCCACCGTCGAAGCTTACTATGATGCCAGTAGCGCACTGCCGATTTTGCCTCAACTCGCCAAGCCAACCCTGGTAATTTATGCGGCGGATGACCCGATGTTCGATCCTACGATCGTGCCCGACTTGGATCATGCCTGTAGCCATAATCCCAAGATTGAGCTAATGCTGAGCGAGTATGGCGGTCATGTGGGTTTTATTAGCAATAAGGCTTGTCAGCGGCAATGGCAAGACCCCGATCGCTGGTGGGCTTGGAACAGGACGATGAATTGGTTTAATCAATATTCACCTGCTTAA
- a CDS encoding hybrid sensor histidine kinase/response regulator: MAVPTTNAKTILIIDDSPEDRYFYQNYLLKNTDSSYQILEAEDGEAGLLCLQQNHCDVILLDFNLPDMDGLEVLAALNQTTESSIPVIMLTGQGDEATAVNAMKQGVYDYLIKQQVTANVLQSAVRNALTKFELQKRLDQSQKRQALISTIALRIRQSLDLDQVLRRATIEVHQLLACDRISIYQFAPNMKGFVVAESVNAGWTSALKQEIVDTCFQSQAGQLYAKGKVSVINDIALVQLSPCYSELLRQFEVKASIVVPLLVTQNVLSDRQESESLLSSSSSPDRISKLWGVLIAHQCDRPRTWQGEEIELIEALATQLALAIQQAEMLSQTQIALKREHELRKLKSHILSTISHEYQSPLASVLAAAATLKMHQKALSTAKQGKLLDMIAERARHMSNLVNDMLIMNQREIGAVPFQPIYLDIEKFLAKYINEYCEQATDRLITFEITGNVPPFYIDPKALQQIVSNLLSNAIKYSLPNSKVEVRLYGQPSQIILVIQDYGIGIPAADQADLFQPFHRGSNVESLAGTGLGLSIVKACVEMNGGTIACQSELGQGTRITVGLPRANPKQV, encoded by the coding sequence ATGGCAGTGCCAACCACCAATGCCAAAACAATTTTAATTATTGATGACTCGCCAGAAGATCGCTACTTCTACCAAAACTATCTATTAAAAAACACTGATAGCTCTTATCAGATTCTAGAAGCTGAGGATGGCGAAGCAGGGTTGTTGTGTTTACAGCAAAACCACTGTGATGTGATTCTGCTGGATTTTAATTTGCCAGATATGGATGGCTTAGAAGTGCTAGCAGCCTTAAATCAAACTACCGAATCATCCATTCCCGTAATTATGCTCACAGGACAGGGGGATGAGGCCACCGCTGTCAATGCGATGAAGCAGGGAGTTTATGATTATCTAATCAAACAACAGGTCACCGCTAATGTGCTGCAATCGGCAGTGCGCAATGCTTTAACGAAGTTTGAGTTACAAAAACGACTTGACCAAAGCCAGAAACGTCAAGCATTGATTTCGACGATCGCACTACGGATTCGGCAATCGCTAGATTTAGATCAGGTGCTCCGCCGCGCCACCATTGAAGTGCATCAGTTATTGGCTTGCGATCGCATCTCAATTTATCAATTTGCGCCCAATATGAAAGGATTTGTCGTAGCGGAATCCGTTAATGCTGGATGGACTTCCGCCTTGAAGCAAGAGATAGTTGACACTTGTTTCCAAAGTCAAGCAGGGCAACTCTATGCCAAAGGCAAAGTATCTGTCATCAACGACATTGCTCTGGTTCAGCTAAGCCCATGCTATTCAGAGCTGCTCAGGCAATTCGAGGTGAAGGCTAGCATCGTTGTACCGCTCCTAGTGACCCAAAATGTGCTGAGCGATCGACAGGAATCTGAATCTTTATTGAGTTCAAGTTCATCACCCGATCGAATCTCGAAACTGTGGGGGGTACTAATCGCCCATCAATGCGATCGGCCACGCACCTGGCAAGGGGAAGAAATTGAACTAATCGAAGCACTGGCAACCCAACTTGCCCTCGCCATTCAACAAGCTGAGATGCTGTCTCAAACTCAAATTGCCCTGAAACGCGAACATGAACTGAGAAAGCTAAAATCTCATATTTTATCAACCATTTCCCATGAATATCAATCACCTTTAGCCTCTGTTTTGGCAGCAGCAGCAACTCTCAAAATGCATCAAAAGGCTCTTTCGACTGCGAAACAAGGAAAGTTGCTCGATATGATTGCGGAGAGAGCCCGACATATGAGTAATTTAGTCAATGACATGCTGATTATGAATCAGAGGGAAATTGGTGCAGTTCCATTTCAACCCATTTACTTAGATATTGAGAAATTCCTGGCGAAATATATTAATGAATATTGTGAACAGGCAACCGATCGCCTCATAACATTTGAAATCACCGGAAATGTGCCCCCTTTTTATATCGACCCAAAAGCACTCCAACAAATTGTCAGCAACCTCCTATCTAATGCCATCAAATATTCTCTACCTAACAGTAAGGTTGAGGTGCGTTTGTATGGCCAACCCTCACAAATTATTCTGGTTATTCAAGATTATGGCATTGGCATTCCCGCCGCAGATCAAGCCGATCTTTTCCAACCCTTTCATCGAGGTAGTAACGTTGAGTCATTGGCAGGTACTGGGTTGGGATTATCGATTGTCAAAGCTTGCGTAGAGATGAATGGCGGCACGATTGCCTGCCAAAGCGAGCTTGGCCAAGGTACAAGAATTACAGTTGGTTTACCTAGAGCAAATCCCAAGCAAGTTTAG
- a CDS encoding response regulator codes for MENTLTCPLLVVEDNDTDFEIIQRLIKDAILHEPIYRCTDGDDVLDFMYHEGAYQKSKQAPRPAVILLDLNLPGTDGRQVLEQLKQDIQLQQIPVVIFTTSNSPQDIEFCYHHGANGYLVKPLGLGKLRLTIQAFVDYWLLANISPSVYQ; via the coding sequence ATGGAAAATACTCTAACTTGCCCCCTTTTGGTGGTGGAAGATAATGATACAGATTTTGAGATCATCCAACGCTTGATTAAAGACGCGATCTTGCATGAACCGATCTACCGATGTACAGATGGTGACGATGTACTTGACTTTATGTATCACGAGGGAGCTTACCAAAAGTCTAAACAGGCTCCTCGCCCTGCGGTGATTTTGCTTGATTTAAATTTGCCAGGAACGGACGGCAGGCAGGTGTTAGAGCAATTAAAGCAAGATATCCAACTACAGCAGATTCCGGTGGTGATCTTTACAACTTCTAATAGCCCGCAAGATATCGAATTTTGTTATCATCATGGGGCCAATGGCTATCTAGTTAAGCCGCTCGGATTGGGAAAACTACGGCTGACGATCCAAGCATTTGTAGACTATTGGTTATTGGCAAATATATCTCCTAGTGTTTATCAATAA